One window of the Methylovirgula sp. HY1 genome contains the following:
- a CDS encoding NAD(P)-dependent methylenetetrahydromethanopterin dehydrogenase, translating to MAKLILHMLSPLKHMSPFDVNMALDAGYDSVTPYVNVTLDEVMPLVQDAMFSRSPRDAVRTGVFIAGKDAIHALDMMDAARGALLKPFEISIFADPAGSFTTAAAMVACVEKILKEKKNRSLAGAKVIIFGATGVVGFCSGVIAALEGAQVVLAGHDGPARVEKSAGEIKKRFGVDVTFIDASTPEKKLASLVASEVVLCAGKAGVQIFSADDIKKAPNLLVSADVNAVPPYGIEGLDLQDNGAVLPGGSLGIGALAIGDIKYKTESGLFQKMAASEQSLCLDFRDAFKLARELV from the coding sequence ATGGCGAAACTCATATTGCATATGCTGAGCCCGCTGAAGCACATGAGCCCGTTCGACGTGAACATGGCGCTCGACGCCGGCTATGATTCCGTCACTCCCTACGTCAACGTCACCCTCGACGAGGTCATGCCGCTCGTTCAGGATGCCATGTTCTCGCGCTCGCCGCGCGACGCCGTGCGCACCGGCGTCTTCATCGCCGGTAAGGACGCGATCCACGCGCTCGACATGATGGACGCTGCCCGCGGCGCGCTGCTGAAGCCCTTCGAAATCTCGATCTTCGCCGATCCGGCCGGTTCCTTCACGACCGCCGCCGCCATGGTCGCCTGCGTCGAAAAAATCCTCAAGGAAAAGAAGAATCGCAGCCTCGCCGGCGCCAAGGTCATTATCTTCGGCGCCACCGGCGTCGTCGGCTTCTGCTCCGGCGTCATCGCGGCGCTCGAAGGCGCACAGGTCGTTCTCGCCGGCCATGACGGGCCGGCCCGCGTCGAAAAGAGCGCCGGAGAAATCAAGAAGCGCTTCGGTGTCGATGTCACCTTTATCGATGCCAGCACGCCGGAGAAGAAGCTCGCCAGCCTCGTCGCTTCGGAAGTCGTGCTTTGTGCCGGCAAGGCCGGCGTGCAGATTTTCTCCGCCGACGACATCAAGAAGGCCCCGAACCTGCTGGTTTCGGCCGATGTCAATGCTGTGCCGCCTTACGGCATCGAAGGTCTCGATCTGCAGGACAATGGCGCTGTGCTTCCAGGCGGCAGCCTCGGCATTGGCGCGCTCGCCATCGGCGATATCAAGTACAAAACAGAATCGGGACTCTTCCAGAAAATGGCGGCCTCGGAACAGTCTCTCTGCCTCGATTTCCGCGACGCCTTCAAGCTGGCGCGTGAACTCGTCTGA
- the fae gene encoding formaldehyde-activating enzyme: MAKITKLCVGESLVGDGNEIAHIDLIMGPRGSAAEGAFANALVNNKDGFTTLLAVVAPNLLCKPNTILFNKVTIKGAKQAVQMFGPAQHAVAKAVADSVAEGVIPADEADDLFICVGVFIHWEADDDKKIHDFNYTATKEAIARAVAGEPKANEVVAKRNSAKHPFSPE, from the coding sequence ATGGCCAAGATAACGAAGCTCTGCGTCGGCGAATCACTCGTTGGCGATGGCAATGAAATCGCGCATATCGATCTGATCATGGGACCGCGTGGCAGCGCCGCCGAAGGCGCCTTTGCGAACGCGCTCGTCAACAACAAGGACGGCTTCACCACCCTGCTCGCAGTGGTGGCTCCGAACCTTCTCTGCAAGCCCAACACGATCCTGTTCAACAAGGTGACGATCAAGGGCGCCAAGCAGGCCGTGCAAATGTTTGGACCGGCGCAGCATGCCGTCGCCAAGGCTGTCGCCGACAGCGTTGCAGAAGGCGTGATCCCGGCCGACGAAGCCGACGATCTCTTCATTTGCGTTGGCGTCTTCATCCATTGGGAAGCCGACGACGACAAGAAGATCCACGACTTCAACTACACTGCCACGAAGGAAGCGATCGCCCGCGCCGTTGCCGGCGAGCCGAAGGCCAACGAAGTCGTCGCCAAGCGCAACAGCGCCAAGCACCCCTTCTCGCCGGAATAA
- a CDS encoding DUF6513 domain-containing protein, with product MVERLLLLTGHLAHPRLVRLMTGLGELPFSWEVLDIGVKVAALMTEAIILRRLPRPVAADRVILPGRCRADLDHLSRAAGVAFVRGPDEMADLPAFLGRGARPPDLSRHDIRIFSEIVDASALPVETILARADKMRREGADVIDLGCLPDTPFPHLEDCIRTLKAAGHRVSVDSADRRELERGAAAGADYLLSLTEESLDIARRFPVTPILIPRAHGDLASLVRAAEAATKAGISFIVDPILDPIHFGFAASIARYTETRRLLPEAEIMMGTGNLTELTEADSSGVTAMLLGLCSELFIRNVLVVQVSPHTRRTLAEHDAARRLMFAAREDEALPKGYGAGLLQLHDLKPFAATPEEIAERAAEVRDVNYRIETAADGIHLYNRDIHRVAPDAMTLYPFLDTATDGAHAFYLGTELAKAEVAFSLGKRYVQDEPLDFGCATERAKEDVSKLREAGHTLRSKSKPDKVGR from the coding sequence ATGGTTGAACGTCTGCTGCTCCTCACCGGCCACCTTGCCCATCCGCGCCTCGTCAGGCTGATGACGGGCCTCGGCGAGCTGCCCTTTTCCTGGGAGGTGCTGGACATCGGCGTGAAGGTCGCCGCCTTGATGACCGAGGCCATCATTCTGCGGCGGCTGCCGCGACCGGTGGCGGCCGATCGCGTCATCTTGCCCGGCCGTTGTCGCGCCGATCTCGATCACCTGTCACGCGCGGCCGGCGTGGCCTTTGTGCGCGGTCCCGACGAAATGGCCGATCTCCCGGCCTTTCTCGGCCGCGGCGCACGTCCGCCGGATCTGTCGCGCCACGATATTCGCATTTTCAGCGAAATCGTCGACGCATCAGCGCTGCCGGTCGAGACGATCCTCGCCCGCGCCGACAAAATGCGCCGCGAAGGCGCAGATGTCATCGACCTCGGCTGCCTGCCCGATACGCCGTTTCCACATCTCGAAGATTGCATCCGAACCTTGAAGGCTGCGGGGCACCGCGTCAGCGTCGATTCGGCCGATCGCCGCGAACTCGAACGTGGCGCGGCCGCCGGTGCCGATTATCTGCTTAGCCTTACCGAGGAGAGCCTGGATATCGCGCGCCGGTTTCCGGTGACGCCGATTCTGATCCCGCGGGCGCATGGCGATCTCGCGTCGCTCGTGCGCGCCGCGGAGGCCGCGACGAAGGCCGGGATTTCCTTCATCGTCGATCCGATTCTCGATCCGATCCATTTCGGCTTTGCGGCGTCGATTGCGCGTTACACCGAGACGCGGCGCCTGTTGCCGGAGGCCGAGATCATGATGGGAACCGGCAATCTCACCGAACTCACCGAGGCGGATTCGAGCGGCGTCACCGCCATGCTGCTCGGGCTTTGCTCGGAACTCTTCATCCGCAACGTGCTTGTCGTGCAGGTCAGTCCGCATACGCGCCGCACATTGGCGGAACATGATGCGGCTCGGCGCCTGATGTTTGCGGCGCGCGAGGACGAGGCCTTACCGAAAGGCTATGGCGCAGGCCTTTTGCAGCTGCATGATCTGAAGCCTTTCGCCGCGACGCCGGAGGAAATTGCCGAGCGCGCGGCCGAGGTTCGCGACGTCAATTACCGGATCGAAACCGCGGCGGACGGCATCCATCTCTACAATCGCGACATTCATCGCGTTGCGCCTGATGCCATGACGCTCTATCCCTTTCTCGATACAGCGACGGATGGGGCGCATGCCTTCTATCTCGGCACCGAACTTGCGAAGGCCGAGGTCGCTTTCTCACTCGGTAAGCGCTATGTGCAAGACGAGCCGCTCGATTTCGGCTGTGCGACGGAGCGAGCGAAGGAAGATGTGTCGAAGCTGCGCGAGGCCGGACATACGTTGCGCAGCAAGTCTAAGCCCGACAAGGTCGGGCGATGA
- a CDS encoding DUF447 domain-containing protein, giving the protein MPMIREAVVTTIDAAGEVHIAPFGLIEEGQYWVIAPFRPSKTLDNLQEVPCAVVNYTDDVRIFAGALTGHRLWPVTPLGHFPVPRLATALAHAELHVDRIEEHPERPRFICRVQRIAQHAPFLGLNRAKAAVLELAILASRLDFLPRDKIEREIDYLKIAIDKTAGPDELEAWGWLMQKIAAFYAAKAQSAAMSKSAR; this is encoded by the coding sequence ATGCCGATGATTCGTGAAGCTGTGGTCACGACCATCGATGCTGCCGGGGAGGTGCATATCGCGCCTTTCGGTCTCATCGAGGAGGGGCAATATTGGGTCATTGCGCCCTTCCGCCCCTCGAAGACACTCGACAATCTGCAAGAGGTCCCCTGCGCCGTCGTCAATTACACCGATGATGTTCGAATCTTCGCCGGCGCTCTGACGGGGCACCGACTTTGGCCGGTGACGCCGCTCGGTCATTTTCCGGTGCCGCGACTGGCCACCGCTCTTGCGCATGCCGAACTGCATGTCGATCGGATCGAGGAACATCCGGAGCGGCCGCGTTTCATCTGCCGCGTCCAGCGCATCGCGCAGCATGCACCTTTCCTCGGTCTCAATCGGGCCAAGGCGGCCGTGCTCGAATTGGCGATTCTCGCCAGTCGTCTCGATTTTCTGCCGCGTGACAAAATCGAACGCGAAATCGATTATCTCAAGATCGCGATCGATAAGACCGCCGGGCCGGACGAGCTGGAAGCCTGGGGCTGGCTGATGCAAAAGATTGCAGCGTTTTATGCCGCGAAGGCACAGAGCGCAGCAATGAGCAAAAGCGCGCGTTAA
- a CDS encoding ATP-grasp domain-containing protein, producing the protein MNSSDQPSILIVAPSGRALAAAARRANYRPLVADFFDDLDTRTLAAANVLVAVTERGFEGPALLAQIEPLAAGHDPFGLVYGGGFEDRPELIAELGHRFQIYGNAPEVVARVKDPQSLADLCRRLAIPHPEIRFEIPPDPAAWLVKHAGGGGGLHIAPAPGKTLQPGDYYQRRIDGRPISVLLLGNGSAACGLGLSEQWTAGDSERPFRFGGALRPARLAAAVAERIIKAAETIGATVGLVGLNSVDFLVEDDDFHILEINPRPGATLDIFADRDGLLFAAHLAACKGRLPQQPLTFPAAAATAILYTPCDLDPMPVLAWPDWCHDRQKPGTRLHKCDPVCTVSAEAETPEAARALLDERLAHFLKYLTDSASKEAAA; encoded by the coding sequence GTGAACTCGTCTGATCAGCCGAGCATCCTGATCGTCGCCCCATCCGGCCGGGCGCTCGCCGCGGCCGCGCGGCGCGCGAATTATCGGCCCTTGGTGGCGGATTTTTTCGACGATCTCGATACACGCACCCTCGCGGCGGCCAATGTTTTGGTCGCCGTGACGGAGCGCGGCTTCGAAGGCCCCGCGCTCCTCGCCCAAATCGAGCCTCTAGCCGCCGGGCATGATCCTTTCGGGCTCGTCTACGGCGGTGGCTTCGAGGACAGGCCGGAGCTCATCGCCGAGCTCGGCCACCGTTTTCAAATTTACGGCAATGCGCCGGAGGTCGTAGCCCGCGTGAAGGATCCGCAAAGCCTCGCTGATCTCTGCCGGCGGCTGGCGATCCCGCATCCGGAGATCCGTTTCGAAATCCCGCCCGATCCTGCTGCTTGGCTCGTCAAACATGCCGGCGGCGGCGGCGGTCTCCATATTGCGCCGGCACCGGGAAAAACCCTTCAACCCGGCGACTATTATCAACGCCGGATCGATGGCAGGCCCATTTCGGTCTTGCTTCTCGGCAATGGCAGCGCGGCTTGCGGTCTCGGATTGAGCGAGCAATGGACCGCCGGAGATTCCGAAAGACCATTTCGATTCGGCGGCGCGCTGCGCCCCGCGCGGCTCGCGGCGGCGGTCGCCGAGCGAATCATCAAGGCAGCGGAAACGATCGGCGCGACCGTTGGCTTGGTCGGCTTGAACAGCGTCGATTTTCTCGTCGAAGACGACGACTTCCACATTCTCGAGATCAATCCGCGGCCAGGCGCGACGCTCGATATTTTCGCCGATCGCGATGGGCTTCTCTTCGCCGCGCATCTTGCGGCCTGCAAGGGCCGTTTGCCGCAACAGCCCCTGACTTTTCCGGCGGCGGCCGCGACGGCGATCCTTTACACACCCTGCGATCTCGATCCGATGCCCGTGCTTGCTTGGCCCGACTGGTGCCACGACCGGCAAAAGCCAGGAACGCGCTTGCACAAATGCGATCCTGTCTGCACAGTTTCGGCCGAGGCCGAGACCCCCGAGGCCGCGCGGGCGCTCCTTGACGAGCGGCTCGCGCATTTTCTGAAATATCTGACCGACAGCGCCAGCAAGGAAGCCGCGGCATGA
- a CDS encoding uridylate kinase — translation MPAPKHPRPVAVKLGGSLANSPDLPAWIAALDACRLPLIIVPGGGAFADTVRDMQKKMRFDDEAAHHMALVAMQQYGIALAALWPRLVSVATPAAIRRALRLGQVACWNPTGMVRDAALPKSWDVTSDTLAAWLAAQFNADRLILIKSVDVPNGAETTLAELAAADLVDPLFPHYAAASGAAVYVAGPASIAGAAALLMQGAAPGHKIRLA, via the coding sequence GTGCCGGCGCCGAAACATCCGCGACCGGTCGCCGTCAAGCTTGGTGGTAGCCTCGCCAATTCGCCCGACCTACCTGCCTGGATCGCGGCGCTCGATGCCTGCAGATTGCCCCTCATCATCGTTCCCGGCGGCGGCGCTTTTGCCGACACCGTGCGGGACATGCAAAAGAAAATGCGATTTGACGACGAGGCGGCCCACCACATGGCGCTCGTCGCCATGCAGCAATATGGGATTGCGCTGGCCGCGCTTTGGCCAAGGCTTGTCAGCGTCGCCACGCCGGCGGCGATCCGCCGGGCGTTGCGACTTGGCCAAGTGGCCTGCTGGAACCCGACCGGCATGGTGCGCGACGCGGCTTTGCCGAAATCTTGGGACGTGACTTCGGACACGTTGGCGGCTTGGCTCGCGGCCCAATTCAACGCGGACCGCCTGATCCTGATCAAAAGTGTCGATGTTCCGAATGGGGCCGAGACCACGCTGGCGGAGCTTGCGGCCGCCGACCTTGTCGACCCGTTGTTTCCGCATTATGCGGCAGCGAGCGGTGCGGCGGTCTATGTCGCCGGGCCGGCATCCATCGCGGGCGCAGCCGCTTTGCTGATGCAAGGCGCCGCGCCCGGCCATAAGATCCGCCTCGCGTGA
- a CDS encoding hydantoinase/oxoprolinase family protein: MQSIIGWDIGGAHLKAARLDGGRIVNVVQIASPLWQGVEELHRAFGEAKALLGPAEFNAATMTAELADAFPDRRTGVARIAAIAAAELAPHSLRFYAGPAGLIAPEFVTDMAQVVASANWHASAAFVARHFSEGIFADMGSTTTDLIPIKGAQVAARGYSDAERMAHGELVYAGVVRSFLMAGLTLVPFGGRWVPLMNEWFANTSDVYRILGTLPDHADVMETADGGEKTREASLIRVARQIGLDAKDASPAALMLLARYFAEAQMRMITDGAHLVLSHADFGTEAPLIGAGVGRFVLKQLAERLGCAYVDFGDLIDAAPEVRSKVGDCAPASAVALLAA, translated from the coding sequence ATGCAGAGCATCATCGGCTGGGATATCGGCGGCGCGCATTTGAAGGCAGCGCGGCTCGACGGCGGCCGCATCGTCAATGTCGTCCAAATCGCTTCCCCTTTATGGCAAGGCGTCGAAGAATTGCATCGCGCCTTCGGCGAAGCCAAGGCGCTGCTCGGACCCGCGGAGTTCAATGCCGCGACCATGACAGCGGAACTGGCGGATGCCTTTCCCGATCGGCGCACCGGTGTCGCCCGAATTGCCGCGATCGCCGCGGCTGAACTCGCGCCGCATTCGCTGCGCTTCTATGCCGGACCGGCTGGACTTATCGCGCCCGAATTCGTCACCGACATGGCACAGGTCGTCGCCTCCGCCAATTGGCATGCGAGCGCGGCCTTTGTCGCACGGCATTTTTCGGAAGGCATCTTTGCCGATATGGGCTCGACAACGACCGATCTCATTCCCATCAAAGGCGCTCAGGTCGCAGCGCGCGGTTATAGCGATGCCGAGCGTATGGCGCACGGCGAATTGGTCTATGCCGGCGTGGTTCGCAGTTTTCTGATGGCCGGTCTCACGCTCGTGCCTTTTGGCGGCCGCTGGGTGCCGTTGATGAATGAATGGTTCGCCAATACGAGCGACGTCTATCGCATTCTCGGCACCTTGCCGGACCATGCCGATGTGATGGAGACAGCCGATGGCGGCGAAAAGACGCGCGAGGCCTCGCTCATACGCGTCGCCCGTCAAATCGGCCTCGATGCAAAGGATGCGAGCCCTGCGGCGCTCATGCTTTTGGCCCGCTATTTCGCCGAGGCGCAGATGCGCATGATCACCGATGGCGCGCATCTCGTGTTGTCGCATGCCGATTTCGGGACCGAGGCACCGCTCATCGGCGCCGGCGTCGGCCGCTTCGTGCTGAAACAGCTGGCAGAAAGACTGGGCTGTGCCTATGTCGATTTCGGCGATCTGATCGATGCCGCGCCTGAGGTGCGCTCTAAGGTCGGCGATTGCGCGCCGGCATCGGCGGTGGCGCTGCTGGCGGCTTAA
- a CDS encoding triphosphoribosyl-dephospho-CoA synthase encodes MIASAEIEAAFIAACHDEITAPKPGNVHIFSAGHGMTTEHFFASAAAAAGPLCALGKPVGQRIHDAVAASFAAVGMNTNLGILLLCAPLAAAAERGGTILPAEVEKVLAALDVEDTEHVFAAIRIANPGGLGTAERYDVHGPADVALGTAMAEAAGRDRIALQYVTKFNNIFATGFAALDSAQACGLKPPWPTIVVYLTFLSAFVDSHVLRKQGAAAAQETQREASEMLSLFQARGEACLADLLAFDARLKSRSRNPGTSADLTVATLFADRLRNILLKPRNDG; translated from the coding sequence TTGATCGCTAGCGCCGAGATCGAAGCGGCGTTCATCGCCGCCTGCCACGATGAAATCACCGCGCCAAAGCCCGGAAACGTCCATATTTTCAGTGCCGGTCACGGCATGACGACGGAACATTTTTTTGCGAGCGCCGCCGCCGCCGCCGGCCCGCTCTGCGCGCTGGGAAAACCGGTCGGCCAGAGAATCCATGACGCCGTCGCGGCGAGCTTCGCGGCCGTGGGCATGAACACCAATCTCGGCATTTTGCTGCTCTGCGCACCACTGGCCGCTGCGGCCGAACGCGGCGGGACCATCTTGCCCGCCGAAGTGGAGAAAGTGCTCGCAGCGCTCGATGTCGAAGACACCGAACACGTCTTTGCGGCAATTCGGATCGCCAATCCCGGCGGCCTCGGCACGGCCGAACGCTATGATGTGCATGGCCCCGCCGATGTGGCGCTGGGCACGGCAATGGCCGAAGCTGCCGGACGCGACCGGATAGCTTTGCAATATGTCACCAAATTCAATAATATTTTCGCTACGGGCTTTGCCGCGCTCGACTCGGCACAAGCCTGTGGCCTTAAGCCGCCCTGGCCGACGATTGTCGTTTATTTGACATTTCTTTCGGCTTTTGTGGACTCGCACGTCCTGCGCAAACAGGGCGCCGCCGCGGCCCAGGAAACCCAGCGCGAAGCGTCGGAGATGCTTTCGCTTTTTCAAGCTCGAGGTGAGGCTTGCCTGGCCGATCTTTTGGCTTTCGACGCACGTTTGAAATCACGCAGCCGCAACCCTGGCACGAGCGCCGACCTGACGGTCGCCACGCTTTTCGCAGATCGGCTGCGCAACATCTTGCTCAAGCCACGCAATGATGGTTGA
- a CDS encoding HisA/HisF-related TIM barrel protein, which translates to MHIIPVIDLKDGDVVRAQRGMRHLYAPIETPLAPSSRPADVVAGFLALHDFREIYIADLDAIEGRGDHAATILALEAAFPRVTFWVDAGIGKATEARACLARYRGDLVLGSETLQDAAIPAAFRNDPRLLLSLDFRDAAYQGPTALYDDETLWPARVIVMTLARIGSQAGPDLDRLREIVAKAADRHLVYAAGGLRGAADLAPLAAAGVHGVLVASALHDGRLDAATLRQLQTLQ; encoded by the coding sequence ATGCATATCATTCCGGTGATTGATCTCAAAGACGGCGACGTGGTGCGCGCCCAGCGCGGCATGCGCCATCTCTATGCGCCGATCGAGACGCCGCTCGCGCCGTCGAGCCGGCCGGCAGATGTCGTCGCCGGCTTTCTCGCGCTGCATGACTTCCGCGAGATTTATATCGCCGATCTCGACGCGATCGAGGGGCGCGGCGATCATGCCGCAACGATCCTGGCGCTCGAAGCGGCTTTCCCCAGGGTGACGTTTTGGGTCGATGCCGGGATCGGCAAGGCGACCGAGGCGCGCGCCTGCCTGGCGCGGTATCGCGGCGATCTCGTCCTCGGCAGCGAAACTCTGCAAGATGCCGCAATTCCGGCGGCGTTTCGCAATGATCCGCGCCTGTTGCTTTCGCTCGATTTTCGCGATGCGGCCTATCAGGGGCCGACGGCTCTTTATGATGACGAAACGCTGTGGCCGGCGCGTGTCATCGTTATGACCTTGGCGCGGATCGGCAGCCAAGCGGGACCCGATCTCGATCGTTTGCGGGAAATCGTCGCCAAGGCGGCCGATCGGCATTTGGTCTATGCGGCCGGCGGCCTCCGTGGCGCGGCCGATCTCGCGCCATTGGCGGCGGCGGGCGTCCATGGCGTGCTGGTCGCGTCGGCGCTGCATGATGGCCGGCTCGATGCCGCGACGCTGCGGCAATTGCAGACACTTCAATAA
- the mch gene encoding methenyltetrahydromethanopterin cyclohydrolase: MSKPTRISVNSRAGALVDRLIADCERLRVIPSKGSRGETLIDAGAAAKGGLDAGLLLAEICLGGLGTVTLTPYLGMPNWPFHLTVRTSDPVIACLGSQYAGWSLAHGDFFALGSGPGRALACKEPLFHDLGYRDEADRATLVLEGDLPPPVEIVDKVAEDCGVAPDHLTFIYAPTRSLAGNVQVVARVLEVALHKVHELKFPLANVLDGVASAPMSPPHPDFITAMGRTNDAIIYGGFAHLFVTGPAAEARDLAAALPSTNSRDHGRPFAEIFKAFDFDFYKIDPMLFSPAVALVTAVDSGETFRAGRVSQDLLDASFG, encoded by the coding sequence ATGAGCAAGCCAACGAGAATCAGTGTCAATTCACGCGCGGGTGCGCTCGTCGACCGGCTCATCGCCGACTGCGAGCGCCTGCGTGTCATTCCCAGCAAGGGATCGCGCGGCGAAACCTTGATCGACGCCGGCGCAGCCGCGAAAGGTGGCCTCGACGCCGGGCTTTTGCTGGCCGAAATCTGCCTGGGCGGCCTCGGCACCGTAACCCTGACGCCTTATCTGGGAATGCCCAATTGGCCGTTTCATCTCACCGTGCGCACCAGCGATCCGGTGATCGCCTGCCTCGGCAGCCAATATGCCGGATGGTCTTTGGCGCATGGCGATTTCTTCGCTTTGGGTTCCGGTCCCGGACGCGCGCTGGCATGCAAAGAGCCGCTATTCCATGATCTCGGCTATAGGGACGAAGCAGATCGCGCGACCCTGGTGCTCGAAGGCGATCTGCCACCGCCGGTCGAAATCGTCGACAAGGTCGCTGAGGACTGCGGCGTCGCCCCCGACCACCTCACTTTTATTTATGCGCCGACGCGCAGTCTCGCCGGCAATGTTCAGGTCGTCGCCCGCGTCCTCGAAGTCGCGCTGCACAAAGTCCATGAATTGAAATTCCCGCTGGCCAATGTCCTCGATGGCGTGGCGAGCGCGCCCATGTCGCCGCCGCATCCGGACTTCATCACCGCCATGGGGCGCACCAATGACGCCATCATCTATGGCGGCTTTGCGCATCTCTTCGTGACCGGCCCCGCGGCCGAGGCACGCGATCTCGCGGCGGCACTGCCGAGCACCAATTCGCGCGACCATGGCCGGCCTTTCGCGGAAATCTTCAAGGCCTTCGATTTCGACTTCTACAAGATCGATCCAATGCTGTTCAGCCCGGCCGTCGCGCTGGTGACGGCTGTCGATAGCGGCGAGACCTTCCGCGCCGGCCGTGTTTCGCAGGATCTGCTCGATGCCTCTTTCGGCTGA
- a CDS encoding RimK family alpha-L-glutamate ligase, which produces MPLSAEARDTSGLKPAGSGPQVALFIDRFEWHAREMLRAFTRIGARCVPMRLSACSFDTRRPSGLMIPGFGPRLPDFVLVRAIGLGSFEAITLRLGLLHAMIEQGVPVTNSARAIECCVDKAATSFLLYKQQIPTPPTFALQSPRATRALVRRECVEGPLVLKPLFGAQGRGLMLIRHESDLPDIEAMAGVYYLQRFVGREQNGYSDIRVLVSQGRVVAAMTRRAEHWITNIKLGAKPEPVVLDAEMADLAVRAAAAVGADFAGVDLLRGVDGQLLVIEVNSMPGWQGLQSVTDFSIADVLAEDLLARHGFAPASPAELAS; this is translated from the coding sequence ATGCCTCTTTCGGCTGAAGCCCGCGACACAAGCGGATTGAAGCCAGCCGGCAGCGGTCCACAGGTCGCCCTTTTCATCGACCGTTTCGAATGGCACGCACGCGAAATGCTGCGTGCCTTCACCCGCATCGGCGCGCGTTGCGTGCCGATGCGGCTCTCGGCCTGCAGTTTTGATACACGCCGGCCAAGCGGCCTCATGATCCCTGGTTTCGGGCCGCGGCTCCCCGATTTCGTGCTGGTGCGCGCCATCGGGCTCGGCAGTTTTGAAGCCATTACGTTACGGCTCGGACTTCTCCACGCGATGATCGAGCAAGGTGTCCCCGTCACCAATTCAGCGCGCGCGATCGAATGCTGCGTCGACAAGGCGGCGACGAGCTTTCTCCTTTATAAACAACAGATTCCGACCCCTCCGACCTTTGCGTTGCAAAGCCCGCGCGCAACCCGCGCGCTGGTGCGGCGCGAATGCGTCGAGGGTCCTCTCGTGCTCAAGCCCCTCTTCGGCGCGCAAGGGCGCGGTTTGATGCTCATCCGGCATGAATCGGATCTGCCGGACATTGAAGCCATGGCTGGCGTCTATTATTTGCAGCGTTTCGTCGGACGCGAACAGAATGGCTATAGCGACATTCGGGTGCTCGTCTCGCAAGGTCGGGTCGTGGCGGCAATGACCCGCCGGGCCGAGCATTGGATCACCAATATCAAGCTTGGCGCGAAGCCGGAGCCGGTGGTCCTCGATGCCGAAATGGCCGATCTCGCGGTTCGCGCGGCGGCGGCCGTCGGCGCCGATTTTGCCGGCGTCGATCTGTTGCGGGGCGTCGACGGACAATTGCTGGTGATCGAGGTCAACAGCATGCCCGGCTGGCAAGGGCTGCAGAGCGTCACCGATTTTTCGATCGCCGACGTGCTTGCCGAGGATCTTCTCGCACGCCATGGCTTCGCGCCCGCCTCCCCCGCCGAGCTCGCCTCTTGA